In Plasmodium falciparum 3D7 genome assembly, chromosome: 8, the following proteins share a genomic window:
- a CDS encoding magnesium transporter, putative: MDTSFIGIIISFIGSFFGALGDKFVHDSYIKEKNINTEIYKKKLIWLLGILLSVVIDPIFTIIALYFTSAALVTPFAGVHILWNLIITNVSLKIKTKLHQYMGSFFLITGIALIITFSEKKVDIHNMKDLINLYKQTTVIIYMITIFTIIIILLIMCIIPLYFQDIANMKYLKKMNFLYSKKLNINRPSSAHIPDISFIPKIKRRTKSMDNIFIRNHILNHHYSLTYSSNDLKCIHSNKQDPNIWSNFLIHDDKNDGTIHHKNNTYKHLRKLFQNDHRKNLQSLVRKNAAPIIYKIEDQISILPRHNNNKNNYYDDDNKSCSSKAEWCILPFNKILIINNQQKDTVPPNLFTNHDTYSKKTKVCKDNISKSKGRKKKKKKIPKCYSNIFINKKKNNKRNMQSMYEQEYSNTPPILMPKNTNLIRKNKIYLTLHKDIHKNSRKKKTKKKRSVDNSPQSYFNKLTREKIIINNNIYDHNIYPSASQKNHIPFLLLSQKNCTFLNNLTNNKNIKDIINKRNKEFFLFNNTNDNINKKDNEIIDIIHEENILIFEKNNFNHLNDSCESIHVQEKAINEVGKKKKKKSINNKINMENLNIDDNNENNDNMVGIEKYSGEEKIYKRYIYYNSSYINNHISCYGKKEAKFPLLAKIPQRHNTLSNLENGFISSTISSNRGIIESVSSNDESIGSYKLNNTHNKNNNNNNNNNNNSSSSSNSCCSNSCCSNSCCSNSRCSNSCCSNSCCNNSCCNNSCCNNSCCNSYKYYNNYYYNYKYVYKICQNNNQIQYLSLITAIYLVPSKYKRINTNTIYYRIFCCTLCGMSGGFVNIFSEQIISVLPNEKFHMFEYFFSYILIFLTLFCLSNQLIFLNVSLSHFTVTSVIPLIMSNIVFFSSLTTIIIQLKESKIKTLNALLFSLGVFLVILGILYMQYNINKILGKYLKKKKSK, from the coding sequence atggacaCTTCATTTATTGGAATAATAATTTCCTTTATCGGTTCTTTTTTTGGAGCCCTCGGTGATAAATTCGTTCATGAtagttatataaaagaaaagaatataaacactgagatatacaaaaaaaaactgATTTGGCTTCTGGGTATTTTGTTAAGTGTTGTTATAGATCCTATATTTACCATTATTGCTTTATATTTTACTTCAGCTGCTTTAGTAACTCCTTTTGCTGgtgtacatattttatggaacttaattataacaaatgtatccttaaaaataaaaacaaagtTACATCAATATATGGgaagtttttttttaataactgGCATAGCTTTAATAATTACTTTTTCTGAAAAAAAAGtagatatacataatatgaaagatttaataaatttgtatAAACAAACAACAGTTATTATCTATATGATTACAATATttacaataattattattttattaatcatGTGTATTAttcctttatattttcaaGATATAGCAAATATGAAATATctcaaaaaaatgaatttccTATAttccaaaaaattaaatattaacagACCATCATCAGCTCATATACCAGACATTTCCTTCATTCCAAAAATAAAGCGAAGAACAAAATCAATggacaatatttttattcgtAATCACATACTAAATCATCATTATAGTTTGACATATTCTTCTAATGATTTGAAATGTATCCACAGCAATAAGCAGGATCCAAATATTTGGAGCAATTTTCTTATacatgatgataaaaatgatggcACTAtacatcataaaaataatacatataaacatttacGTAAATTATTTCAAAATGATCACAGAAAAAATTTACAATCGCTCGTCAGAAAGAATGCCGCacctattatttataaaatcgAAGACCAAATAAGTATCCTACCCagacataataataataaaaataattattatgatgatgataataaaagttGTAGTAGCAAAGCAGAATGGTGTATATTACCTTTTAATAAAATCCTTATTATAAACAATCAACAAAAAGATACAGTACCTCCAAACTTGTTTACTAACCATGAtacatattcaaaaaaaacaaaagtaTGTAAAGATAACATATCTAAATCAAAaggtagaaaaaaaaaaaaaaaaaaaattcccaAATGTTATTCCAACATTTTtatcaacaaaaaaaaaaataataaaagaaatatgcaATCTATGTATGAACAGGAATATTCTAACACACCACCTATTCTTATGCCAAAGAATACCAAtctaataagaaaaaataaaatttatttaactCTTCATAaagatatacataaaaattcaagaaaaaaaaaaacgaaaaaaaaaagatctGTAGATAATTCTCCTCAATCCTATTTCAATAAATTGACTcgtgaaaaaattattatcaataataatatatatgatcacAACATATATCCATCAGCTAGCCAAAAAAAtcatattccttttttattattatctcaAAAAAATTGcacatttttaaataatcttacaaataataaaaatataaaagacataataaataaaagaaataaggaattttttttgtttaataatacaaatgataatattaataaaaaggataatgAAATAATTGATATTATacatgaagaaaatatactCATTTTTGAAAAGAACAATTTTAATCACCTGAACGATTCATGTGAAAGTATACATGTTCAGGAAAAAGCTATAAACGAagtgggaaaaaaaaaaaaaaaaaaatcaatcaacaataaaataaatatggaaaacttaaatattgatgataacaatgaaaataatgataatatggtaggcattgaaaaatatagtggagaagaaaaaatatataaacgtTACATTTATTACAACAGtagttatattaataatcacATTAGTTGTTATGGAAAGAAGGAGGCGAAATTTCCTTTACTAGCCAAAATTCCACAAAGACATAATACATTATCGAATTTAGAAAATGGTTTTATTTCCAGTACTATTAGTAGTAATAGAGGAATTATTGAGAGTGTTAGTAGTAATGATGAAAGTATAGGAAGTTATAAATTAAACAATACccataataagaataataataataataataataataataataatagtagtagtagtagtaatagtTGTTGTAGTAATAGTTGTTGTAGTAATAGTTGTTGTAGTAATAGTCGTTGTAGTAATAGTTGTTGTAGTAATAGTTGTTGTAATAATAGTTGTTGTAATAATAGTTGTTGTAATAATAGTTGTTGTAAtagttataaatattataataattattattataattacaaatatgtttataagatatgtcaaaataataatcaaataCAATATTTATCTCTTATTACTGCAATATATTTAGTAccatcaaaatataaaagaataaatacaAACACAATTTATTATCGAATTTTTTGTTGTACTTTATGTGGAATGTCAGGAGgatttgttaatatattttctgaACAAATAATAAGTGTATTACCAAATGAAAAGTTTCATATGTTtgaatatttcttttcatatattttaatatttttaacattATTTTGCTTATCTAATCaactaatttttttaaatgtatcaTTATCTCACTTTACTGTAACATCCGTTATACCTTTGATTATGTCCAATATAGTTTTCTTTAGTAGCTTAACAACTATCATTATTCAATTGAAGGAATCCaaaattaaaacattaaATGCCTTACTATTTTCTTTAGGTGTTTTTCTTGTTATTCttggaatattatatatgcagtataatataaataaaatattaggtaaatatttaaagaaaaaaaaaagcaaatga